One window from the genome of Rhodococcus sp. ABRD24 encodes:
- a CDS encoding hemolysin III family protein, with the protein MTALGLDDLPVKPRMRGWIHLWSLVVAILASAVLVSLAYAKVSPRAGLATLIYGITVCGLFAVSATYHRIHWHTVRARTWMKRADHSMIFLFIAGSYTPFALLALPPRTGAILLTVVWGGALAGIALKMLWPTAPRWVGVPLYLLLGWAIVPVAGKLADAAGILALVLLAVGGVLYSVGAVLYATKWPNPWPQTFGHHEFFHAATAIAATCHFIAVCLVVFG; encoded by the coding sequence ATGACGGCACTCGGGCTCGACGATCTCCCGGTGAAGCCGCGAATGCGCGGCTGGATCCACCTGTGGTCTCTGGTGGTCGCGATCCTCGCGAGCGCAGTGCTGGTGTCGCTCGCGTACGCGAAGGTGTCCCCGCGAGCCGGACTCGCGACACTGATCTACGGCATCACGGTCTGTGGACTGTTCGCCGTCAGCGCCACCTACCACCGCATCCACTGGCACACCGTTCGGGCGCGCACGTGGATGAAACGTGCCGACCATTCGATGATCTTCCTGTTCATCGCCGGAAGTTACACACCATTCGCACTCCTGGCCCTTCCGCCGCGCACCGGTGCGATCCTGCTGACGGTCGTGTGGGGCGGCGCGCTCGCCGGCATCGCCCTGAAGATGCTGTGGCCCACCGCCCCTCGCTGGGTCGGTGTCCCGCTCTATCTCCTACTCGGCTGGGCGATCGTCCCGGTCGCGGGCAAACTGGCGGATGCGGCAGGCATCCTCGCCCTCGTCCTCCTCGCCGTAGGCGGCGTGCTCTACAGCGTCGGAGCCGTCCTGTACGCCACCAAGTGGCCCAACCCCTGGCCGCAGACCTTCGGACATCACGAGTTCTTCCACGCCGCCAC
- a CDS encoding isoprenyl transferase yields MKLRGLLYSIYERRLLRRLDGLQHPRHVAVMCDGNRRWARENGFTDVSHGHRMGARKIAELLRWCDAAGIEMATIYLLSTENLRREPEELDTLLDIITDVVEEISAPGQNWSVKIVGTLDLLPEDQARRLREAAAGTRGRTGTHVNVAVGYGGRQEIADAVQSLLRDKLSEGLTGEELVKAMSVEGIDSHLYTSGQPDPDLVIRTSGEQRLSGFLLWQSAYSEIWFTEAYWPEFRRVDFLRALRDYAARHRRFGA; encoded by the coding sequence GTGAAGTTGCGCGGCCTGCTGTACAGCATCTACGAGCGACGGCTCTTACGCCGTCTCGACGGTTTGCAGCATCCGCGCCATGTGGCGGTGATGTGCGATGGCAATCGTCGGTGGGCGCGAGAGAACGGTTTCACCGATGTCAGCCACGGCCATCGCATGGGTGCCCGCAAGATCGCTGAGTTACTTCGCTGGTGCGACGCGGCAGGGATCGAGATGGCAACCATCTACCTGCTCTCCACCGAGAATCTGCGCCGGGAACCCGAAGAGCTCGACACACTCCTCGACATCATCACCGATGTCGTAGAGGAGATCTCGGCGCCCGGTCAGAACTGGAGTGTGAAGATCGTCGGCACCCTCGACCTGCTGCCGGAGGATCAGGCCCGCCGACTGCGTGAGGCCGCCGCGGGCACACGGGGGCGCACTGGTACACACGTCAACGTCGCGGTCGGCTACGGCGGACGGCAGGAGATCGCCGACGCCGTCCAATCGCTGCTGCGGGACAAGTTGAGTGAGGGGCTCACCGGCGAGGAGCTGGTGAAAGCGATGAGCGTCGAGGGTATCGACAGTCATCTGTACACATCCGGTCAGCCCGATCCGGATCTGGTGATCCGGACGTCGGGGGAGCAGCGGCTGTCGGGATTCCTGCTGTGGCAGAGCGCCTACTCGGAGATCTGGTTCACCGAGGCGTACTGGCCCGAGTTCCGCCGCGTGGACTTCCTGCGCGCACTGCGCGACTACGCCGCTCGGCACCGCCGGTTCGGGGCCTGA
- the coaA gene encoding type I pantothenate kinase, whose product MARVSESSPYVEFDRKQWRKLRKSTPLVLTEEELVGLRGLGEQIDLDEVAEVYLPLARLIHLQVAARQRLFAATATFLGDKHPDRQVPFVIGVAGSVAVGKSTTARVLQALLARWEHHPRVDLVTTDGFLYPSAELTRRGLMHRKGFPESYDRRKLLRFVTEVKSGAEEVAAPVYSHNSYDVVPGQYHLVRQPDILIIEGLNVLQTGPRLMVSDLFDFSIYVDARIEDIEAWYIKRFLALRKTSFTDPNAHFHHYSALSDEHATLAAEDIWNSINRPNLVENILPTRPRATLVLRKDSDHTINRLRLRKL is encoded by the coding sequence ATGGCACGGGTGAGCGAATCGAGCCCCTACGTCGAATTCGACCGTAAGCAGTGGCGGAAGCTTCGCAAGTCGACGCCGCTCGTCCTCACCGAGGAAGAGCTCGTCGGGCTGCGCGGTCTCGGTGAGCAGATCGACCTCGACGAGGTCGCCGAGGTCTACCTGCCACTCGCACGTCTGATTCATCTCCAGGTCGCCGCCCGCCAGCGATTGTTCGCCGCCACCGCAACATTCCTCGGGGACAAGCACCCCGACCGTCAGGTGCCGTTCGTGATCGGCGTCGCCGGCAGCGTCGCAGTCGGCAAGTCGACTACAGCCCGCGTCCTGCAGGCACTGCTGGCCCGGTGGGAGCACCACCCGCGTGTCGATCTGGTCACCACCGACGGGTTCCTCTACCCCTCCGCCGAGCTGACCCGCCGCGGCCTCATGCACCGCAAGGGTTTTCCCGAGAGCTACGACCGTCGCAAGCTGCTCCGGTTCGTCACCGAGGTCAAGTCCGGCGCGGAGGAAGTAGCTGCGCCGGTTTACTCACACAACTCCTACGACGTGGTCCCGGGGCAATATCACCTGGTACGACAGCCGGACATCCTCATCATCGAGGGCCTCAACGTGCTGCAGACCGGCCCACGGCTGATGGTGTCGGACCTGTTCGACTTCTCCATCTACGTCGACGCCCGCATCGAGGACATCGAGGCGTGGTACATCAAACGTTTTCTCGCCCTGCGGAAGACGTCGTTCACCGATCCGAACGCGCACTTCCATCACTACTCGGCGCTGTCCGATGAGCACGCGACGCTGGCGGCCGAGGACATCTGGAACTCGATAAACCGCCCCAACCTGGTGGAGAACATCCTGCCGACCCGTCCGCGCGCGACTCTCGTTCTTCGCAAGGACAGCGACCACACCATCAACCGGTTGCGGCTGCGCAAGCTGTAG
- a CDS encoding DUF885 domain-containing protein, whose protein sequence is MEPDTLVREYLLLGLRFDRLEEGFVDAYTGDPALRREVENEPRPDPRALVSDARALRAELPSAGLREDRTRFLDAHLTALECSARKFAGDDIGFVDEVAAYFDVRIAPGDEDVYRAAHRRMDAVLPGSGTLAERMEAHRAADRIPPDRLRDCVEAFNSALRDRVRAEYTLPDTEQVDYEVVGDKPWSGFNYYLGGYRSTVAINSDLDQHMSSLPRLIAHESYPGHHTEHCRKEAGLVGAGQLEQTLFVVNTPQCLMAEGLADLALESVVGATGWGRWAQEIYADLGLRFDGDRAEELSAASTGLLSVRQDAALLLHDRGASVDDVAAFLQRWALSSPERARQSLRFLSSPLWRAYISTYVEGYRLLGDWLAQAPVGPERSERFRRLLDEPLTPGALRDDLASADGAA, encoded by the coding sequence ATGGAGCCGGATACGTTGGTACGTGAATACCTCCTGCTGGGTCTGCGTTTCGACCGCCTGGAAGAGGGATTCGTCGACGCGTACACGGGCGATCCGGCACTACGCCGCGAGGTCGAGAACGAGCCCCGGCCGGACCCGCGCGCACTCGTCAGCGATGCCCGTGCGCTGCGAGCTGAACTTCCTTCCGCGGGATTGAGGGAAGATCGGACGAGGTTCCTCGACGCGCACCTGACGGCGTTGGAGTGCTCGGCACGCAAGTTCGCCGGAGACGACATCGGCTTCGTCGACGAGGTGGCCGCGTACTTCGACGTCCGCATCGCACCCGGAGACGAGGATGTCTACCGGGCGGCGCACCGCCGGATGGATGCCGTGCTGCCCGGTTCGGGCACCCTCGCCGAACGCATGGAGGCGCACCGTGCGGCCGACCGGATCCCCCCGGATCGGTTGCGGGACTGTGTCGAGGCGTTCAACAGCGCGCTCCGCGACCGCGTCCGCGCCGAGTACACGCTGCCGGACACCGAGCAGGTCGACTACGAGGTAGTCGGCGACAAGCCGTGGTCCGGGTTCAACTACTACCTGGGCGGCTACCGGTCCACGGTCGCGATCAACTCCGATCTCGACCAGCACATGTCGAGCCTGCCGCGGTTGATCGCACACGAGTCGTATCCCGGCCACCACACCGAGCACTGTCGTAAGGAGGCGGGGCTCGTCGGCGCCGGGCAGCTCGAGCAGACGCTGTTCGTGGTCAACACCCCGCAGTGCCTCATGGCGGAAGGTCTCGCGGACCTGGCGCTGGAGTCGGTCGTCGGGGCAACCGGCTGGGGAAGGTGGGCACAGGAGATCTACGCCGACCTGGGCCTGCGGTTCGACGGCGACCGGGCCGAGGAGCTGTCGGCGGCGTCGACCGGGCTGCTGTCGGTTCGCCAGGACGCGGCGCTCCTGCTGCACGACCGCGGCGCGAGCGTCGACGATGTCGCAGCGTTCCTGCAGCGCTGGGCGCTGTCGAGTCCCGAGCGGGCACGGCAGAGCCTGCGCTTCCTGTCGTCGCCGCTGTGGCGGGCCTACATCAGCACATATGTCGAGGGCTACCGCCTGCTGGGCGACTGGCTGGCGCAGGCGCCGGTCGGTCCCGAACGGTCCGAGCGGTTCCGTCGGCTGCTGGACGAGCCGCTCACGCCAGGCGCACTGCGGGACGATCTGGCGAGCGCCGACGGAGCCGCCTAG
- the glyA gene encoding serine hydroxymethyltransferase: MTAVPATDVNTASLAELDPEVATAMAGELSRQRDTLEMIASENFVPRAVLEAQGSVLTNKYAEGYPGRRYYGGCEFVDVVENLAKERACAVFGAEFANVQPHAGAQANAAVLMALMNPGEKLMGMDLAHGGHLTHGMKLNFSGKLYEVASYGVREDTHVVDMDQVRETAMREKPQVLIAGWSAYPRHLDFAAFRSIADEIGAKLWVDMAHFAGLVAAGLHPSPVPHADVVSTTVHKTLGGPRSGMILAKKEWAKKLNSSVFPGQQGGPLMHAIAAKAVAMKIAGTDVFKARQERTLAGSKILAERLGGADVAGNGISVLTGGTDVHLVLVDLRHSQLDGQQGEDLLHEIGITVNRNAVPFDPRPPMNPSGLRIGTPALATRGFGDAEFTEVADIIATALANGADADVPALRARVSKLAQDFPLYDGLEDWGLLPKA, encoded by the coding sequence ATGACTGCTGTGCCTGCCACCGACGTGAACACCGCGTCCCTCGCCGAACTGGACCCCGAGGTCGCCACCGCGATGGCGGGTGAGTTGTCGCGTCAGCGTGACACCCTCGAGATGATCGCGTCGGAGAACTTCGTTCCCCGCGCGGTCCTCGAGGCCCAGGGCAGCGTGCTCACCAACAAGTACGCCGAGGGCTACCCGGGACGCCGCTACTACGGTGGCTGCGAGTTCGTCGACGTCGTCGAGAACCTCGCCAAGGAACGCGCCTGCGCAGTGTTCGGCGCCGAATTCGCGAACGTGCAGCCGCACGCCGGCGCGCAGGCCAACGCCGCGGTGCTGATGGCGCTGATGAACCCGGGCGAGAAGCTGATGGGCATGGACCTCGCCCACGGCGGTCACCTCACGCACGGCATGAAGCTGAACTTCTCGGGCAAGCTGTACGAGGTCGCGTCGTACGGCGTCCGTGAGGACACCCACGTCGTCGACATGGACCAGGTCCGCGAGACCGCGATGCGGGAGAAGCCGCAGGTCCTCATCGCCGGCTGGTCCGCGTACCCCCGTCACCTCGACTTCGCGGCGTTCCGTTCGATCGCCGACGAGATCGGCGCCAAGCTGTGGGTCGACATGGCGCACTTCGCCGGTCTGGTCGCCGCGGGTCTGCACCCGTCGCCGGTCCCGCACGCGGACGTCGTCTCCACCACCGTCCACAAGACCCTCGGTGGCCCGCGTTCGGGCATGATCCTGGCCAAGAAGGAATGGGCGAAGAAGCTCAACTCCTCGGTGTTCCCCGGCCAGCAGGGCGGCCCGCTCATGCACGCGATCGCCGCGAAGGCCGTCGCCATGAAGATCGCCGGCACCGACGTGTTCAAGGCTCGCCAGGAGCGCACCCTCGCCGGTTCGAAGATCCTCGCCGAGCGTCTCGGTGGCGCCGACGTCGCCGGCAACGGCATCTCGGTCCTCACCGGTGGCACCGACGTCCACCTGGTGCTGGTCGACCTGCGTCACTCGCAGCTCGACGGCCAGCAGGGTGAGGATCTGCTCCACGAGATCGGCATCACCGTCAACCGCAACGCGGTGCCGTTCGACCCGCGTCCGCCGATGAACCCGTCGGGCCTGCGCATCGGTACCCCGGCCCTGGCCACCCGCGGCTTCGGCGACGCCGAGTTCACCGAGGTCGCCGACATCATCGCGACCGCGCTCGCCAACGGCGCCGACGCGGACGTGCCGGCCCTGCGTGCCCGCGTCTCCAAGCTGGCCCAGGACTTCCCGCTGTACGACGGCCTCGAGGACTGGGGCCTGCTGCCCAAGGCCTGA
- a CDS encoding PhoH family protein yields MTEISSVRTYVLDTSVLLSDPWAVSRFAEHAVVLPLVVISELEDKRHHHELGWFAREALRMLDDLRLEYGRLDRPVPIGTEEGTLQVELNHTDPSVLPVGFRTDSNDSRILACALNLAAEGRDVVLVSKDIPLRVKAGAVGLPADEFRAHDVVPSGWTGMAELDVPSGIIDQLFSEGAVDIDEARELPCHTGIRLLGGTSSALGRVTPDKRVRLVRGEREAFGLHGRSAEQRVALDLLLDESVGIVSLGGKAGTGKSALALTAGLEAVLERRSHRKVVVFRPLYAVGGQDLGYLPGSESEKMGPWAQAVFDTLDGLASPEVMEEVISRGMLEVLPLTHIRGRSLHDSFVIVDEAQSLERNVLLTVLSRLGSGSRVVLTHDVAQRDNLRVGRHDGVAAVIEKLKGHPLFAHITLTRSERSPIAALVTEMLEEFGPSA; encoded by the coding sequence GTGACCGAAATCAGCTCCGTCCGCACCTACGTCCTCGACACCTCGGTTCTGCTCTCGGACCCGTGGGCCGTCAGCCGGTTCGCCGAACACGCCGTGGTCCTGCCGCTGGTCGTGATCAGTGAACTCGAGGACAAGCGCCACCATCACGAGCTTGGATGGTTTGCCCGTGAAGCGCTGCGGATGCTCGACGATCTCCGTCTCGAGTACGGTCGGCTCGACCGTCCGGTGCCCATCGGCACCGAGGAGGGCACACTGCAGGTCGAACTCAACCACACCGACCCGTCGGTGCTTCCGGTCGGATTCCGTACGGACAGCAACGATTCCAGGATTCTCGCGTGTGCCCTGAACCTCGCGGCCGAGGGTAGGGATGTGGTGCTGGTCAGTAAGGACATTCCGCTGCGGGTCAAGGCCGGTGCTGTGGGCCTGCCGGCCGACGAGTTCCGCGCGCACGATGTGGTGCCCTCCGGGTGGACCGGGATGGCCGAACTCGACGTCCCTTCCGGCATCATCGACCAGCTCTTCTCCGAGGGCGCGGTCGACATCGACGAGGCACGTGAGTTGCCTTGCCACACGGGTATTCGTCTACTCGGCGGCACGTCGAGTGCGTTGGGCCGAGTTACCCCGGACAAGCGCGTGCGGCTGGTGCGAGGGGAGCGGGAGGCATTCGGTCTGCACGGCCGGTCGGCTGAGCAGCGTGTCGCGCTGGATCTGCTGCTCGACGAGAGCGTCGGGATCGTTTCGCTCGGCGGAAAGGCCGGCACCGGCAAGTCGGCGCTGGCGCTGACGGCGGGACTCGAGGCGGTTCTCGAGCGGCGTAGTCACCGTAAAGTCGTTGTGTTCCGCCCGCTGTACGCGGTCGGCGGACAGGATCTCGGTTACCTGCCCGGTAGCGAGAGCGAGAAGATGGGGCCGTGGGCACAGGCCGTCTTCGATACCCTCGACGGCCTCGCCAGCCCGGAGGTGATGGAGGAGGTGATCAGCCGCGGAATGCTGGAAGTGTTGCCGCTCACGCACATTCGCGGGCGGTCGTTGCACGACTCGTTCGTGATCGTCGACGAGGCGCAGTCCCTCGAACGCAATGTCCTGCTCACCGTGCTCTCCCGGCTCGGCAGCGGTTCCCGCGTCGTGCTCACCCATGATGTCGCCCAGCGCGACAATCTGCGCGTCGGGCGCCACGACGGCGTTGCCGCCGTGATCGAGAAGCTCAAGGGGCATCCGCTCTTCGCCCACATCACCCTCACACGCAGCGAGCGTTCGCCGATTGCCGCGCTCGTCACCGAGATGCTGGAGGAGTTCGGGCCCAGCGCCTGA
- the kstD gene encoding 3-oxosteroid 1-dehydrogenase, producing MAAQADRDEQFDVIVVGAGGAGMAAAITAAAQGLETVIVEKSEYWGGSTSRSGGGVWIPGNSVLKRDAPADDLESARTYLHSIVGPGVDPARIDTYIDRGPEALQFLIDNSPLQLEWVKNYSDYYPEAPGGLSTGRSCEPKPFDARKLGGDLDTRHPPYGKTPLNVVVKQSDYRWLSTGLRHWRGPVRMLRVGMRTFVAKARRQKLIGFGGALMAELLLGVRQAGVPLRLNTGLVDLVVEDGKVTGVVVESGGEKSTLRAEYGVVLACGGFDANDEMRKKYQRAPIGADWTIGAPSNTGDGINAGLKVGAAVDFMDDAWWAPSIPLPRGPWFALAERSLPRSIMVNDRGERFMNESLPYVEATHRMYGGEFGQGEGPGENLPCWLIFDQTYRDRYLFAGVTARSPLPRKWLESGAIVKASTIEALAEKIGVPADKLSATVGTFNGYARTGVDADFHRGESKYDHYYGDITNKPNPSLGELTKAPFYAAQMVPGDLGTKGGIVTDVAGRALRADGSVIEGLYAAGNTSAPVMGHTYAGPGATIGPALVFGYLAALDIAGKAKAVSPR from the coding sequence ATGGCGGCGCAGGCGGATCGGGACGAGCAGTTCGACGTGATCGTGGTAGGCGCTGGCGGCGCCGGGATGGCTGCGGCGATCACTGCCGCCGCGCAGGGGCTCGAGACGGTCATCGTCGAGAAGTCCGAGTACTGGGGCGGGTCGACGTCCCGGTCCGGCGGCGGGGTCTGGATTCCCGGCAACTCGGTGCTGAAGCGGGACGCGCCCGCTGACGACCTCGAGTCTGCGCGCACCTACCTGCACTCCATCGTCGGTCCTGGAGTGGATCCTGCCCGGATCGATACCTATATCGACCGCGGTCCGGAGGCGTTGCAGTTCCTCATCGACAATTCGCCGCTGCAACTGGAGTGGGTGAAGAACTACTCCGACTACTACCCGGAGGCGCCGGGTGGGCTGTCGACAGGGCGGTCCTGCGAGCCGAAGCCCTTCGATGCCCGCAAGCTCGGCGGAGACCTCGACACGCGCCATCCGCCGTACGGGAAGACGCCGCTGAACGTCGTTGTGAAGCAATCGGATTACCGCTGGCTCAGCACCGGTCTGCGGCACTGGCGGGGGCCGGTCCGCATGCTCCGCGTCGGAATGCGCACGTTCGTCGCGAAAGCGCGGCGCCAGAAGCTGATCGGCTTCGGCGGCGCCCTCATGGCCGAACTGCTGCTCGGCGTCCGCCAGGCGGGTGTCCCACTGCGGCTGAACACCGGCCTCGTCGACCTGGTGGTCGAGGACGGAAAGGTCACCGGTGTGGTGGTCGAATCCGGTGGCGAGAAGTCCACTTTGCGTGCCGAATACGGTGTCGTCCTGGCATGCGGCGGGTTCGATGCCAACGACGAGATGCGCAAGAAGTACCAGCGGGCTCCGATCGGTGCGGACTGGACCATCGGCGCCCCGTCGAACACCGGTGACGGCATCAACGCTGGCTTGAAGGTGGGTGCCGCAGTCGATTTCATGGACGACGCGTGGTGGGCGCCGTCGATCCCGCTGCCGCGAGGGCCGTGGTTCGCGCTCGCCGAGCGGTCGCTGCCGCGCAGCATCATGGTCAACGACCGCGGCGAGCGGTTCATGAACGAATCGCTGCCGTATGTCGAAGCGACACATCGGATGTACGGCGGGGAGTTCGGGCAGGGTGAGGGCCCGGGCGAGAACCTTCCGTGCTGGCTGATCTTCGATCAGACCTACCGCGACCGCTACCTGTTCGCGGGTGTGACGGCGCGTAGCCCGCTTCCGCGCAAGTGGCTCGAGAGCGGCGCGATCGTCAAGGCGTCCACCATCGAGGCGCTCGCCGAGAAGATAGGCGTCCCCGCCGACAAGCTGAGCGCCACCGTCGGAACATTCAACGGGTACGCGCGCACCGGTGTCGATGCGGACTTCCATCGGGGGGAAAGCAAGTACGACCACTACTACGGTGACATCACCAACAAGCCCAATCCCAGCCTCGGCGAGCTCACCAAGGCGCCGTTCTACGCCGCGCAGATGGTGCCCGGTGACCTGGGCACGAAGGGTGGCATCGTCACAGATGTCGCGGGCCGGGCGCTCCGCGCGGACGGCTCGGTGATCGAGGGTCTGTACGCGGCGGGTAACACCAGTGCGCCGGTGATGGGACATACGTACGCCGGCCCGGGCGCCACTATCGGACCGGCGCTGGTCTTCGGCTACCTCGCGGCGCTGGACATTGCGGGCAAGGCGAAGGCGGTCAGTCCGCGCTGA
- a CDS encoding carboxymuconolactone decarboxylase family protein, translating to MTEQHENTSPAFVAGLDVRTEVMGADFVERAFERTRGTDSEDIQEFITEHVWGSVWTRPGLDRRSRSLINLGMLIALRAENELRGHVRGALRNGLTRTEIVETVIHASAYCGAPAGLAAMRVVQEVLETELGPLSAD from the coding sequence ATGACCGAGCAGCACGAGAACACCTCCCCCGCGTTTGTAGCCGGACTCGACGTCCGCACCGAGGTGATGGGCGCCGACTTCGTAGAGCGGGCCTTCGAACGCACCCGCGGCACCGACTCGGAGGACATCCAGGAGTTCATCACCGAGCACGTGTGGGGCTCGGTGTGGACCCGCCCCGGACTGGACCGCCGCAGCCGCAGCCTGATCAATCTCGGCATGCTGATCGCCCTGCGTGCCGAGAATGAACTGCGCGGACACGTGCGCGGAGCATTGCGAAACGGCCTGACCCGCACGGAGATCGTCGAGACCGTCATCCATGCGAGCGCCTACTGCGGCGCACCGGCCGGGCTGGCCGCGATGCGTGTCGTGCAGGAGGTACTCGAGACCGAACTGGGCCCACTCAGCGCGGACTGA
- a CDS encoding limonene-1,2-epoxide hydrolase family protein yields the protein MQVVEDFFAALTDLDVPRAAEYLTSDIAWHNTTLPTLRGLPVVTRALRFASRPACRFEAVMHHIASDGDSVLTERTDTLTVGPFRSTFWVCGTFELRDGRIAVWRDRFSWGNVAVGTVTATAGALLRRSGR from the coding sequence GTGCAGGTGGTGGAGGACTTCTTCGCCGCGCTGACCGACCTGGACGTGCCACGAGCCGCCGAGTACCTGACCTCCGACATCGCTTGGCACAACACGACGTTGCCGACGCTGCGCGGGCTGCCGGTGGTGACACGCGCGCTGCGGTTCGCGAGTCGGCCGGCCTGCCGGTTCGAGGCGGTGATGCACCATATCGCCAGCGACGGCGACTCCGTGCTCACCGAACGTACCGACACACTCACCGTCGGGCCGTTCCGGTCGACTTTCTGGGTGTGCGGGACGTTCGAGCTTCGAGATGGCCGGATAGCGGTCTGGCGGGACCGCTTCAGCTGGGGCAACGTCGCCGTGGGCACCGTCACAGCGACCGCCGGCGCTCTCCTGCGGCGCTCCGGACGCTAG
- a CDS encoding class II fumarate hydratase, whose translation MTEQNADKFRIEHDTMGEVRVPVDALWRAQTQRAVENFPISGRGLERTQIRAMGLLKAACAQVNKDLGLLAPEKADAIIAAAGQIAEGRHDDQFPIDVFQTGSGTSSNMNANEVIASLAAKAGVTVHPNDDVNMSQSSNDTFPTATHVAATEAAVKDLVPALDHLRLALLDRATEWRTVVKSGRTHLMDAVPVTLGQEFGGYAHQIEAGIERVLATLPRLGELPIGGTAVGTGLNAPDGFGPRVVAELVRATGLDALTPARNSFEAQAARDGLVEASGALRTVAVSLTKIANDIRWMGSGPLTGLGEIRLPDLQPGSSIMPGKVNPVLPEAVTQVAAQVIGNDAAVAWGGAAGAFELNVYIPVIARNLLESFRLLANVSRLFADRCVAGLEANEEHLRTLAESSPSIVTPLNSAIGYEEAAAVAKQALKEKKTIRQTVIDRGLIGADLSEAELDRRLDVLAMTKVKPAE comes from the coding sequence ATGACCGAGCAGAACGCAGACAAGTTCCGTATCGAGCACGACACGATGGGCGAGGTCCGCGTCCCGGTCGACGCGCTGTGGCGCGCGCAGACGCAACGGGCCGTGGAGAACTTTCCGATCTCCGGCCGCGGCCTCGAACGCACGCAGATCCGCGCAATGGGCCTGCTCAAGGCCGCGTGTGCACAGGTCAACAAGGACCTCGGCCTGCTGGCCCCGGAGAAGGCCGATGCGATCATCGCCGCCGCCGGGCAGATCGCCGAGGGCCGGCATGACGACCAGTTCCCGATCGACGTGTTCCAGACCGGATCGGGTACGAGCTCGAACATGAACGCCAATGAGGTGATCGCGAGCCTCGCCGCGAAGGCGGGCGTGACCGTGCACCCCAACGACGACGTCAATATGTCTCAGTCGTCGAACGACACATTTCCCACCGCCACCCACGTGGCCGCGACCGAGGCCGCCGTGAAGGATCTGGTGCCCGCTCTCGATCACCTGCGGCTCGCGCTACTCGACAGGGCCACCGAGTGGAGGACGGTGGTCAAGTCCGGCCGCACGCACCTGATGGACGCGGTCCCGGTTACCCTCGGTCAGGAGTTCGGGGGCTACGCACATCAGATCGAGGCAGGTATCGAGCGGGTCCTCGCGACGCTCCCCCGACTCGGTGAACTCCCGATCGGCGGCACCGCGGTCGGCACCGGACTCAACGCACCCGACGGCTTCGGCCCGCGGGTCGTCGCGGAACTCGTCCGCGCCACCGGACTCGACGCACTGACCCCGGCCCGCAACAGCTTCGAGGCGCAGGCGGCCCGTGACGGTCTGGTGGAGGCGTCGGGCGCACTCCGAACCGTTGCCGTGTCACTGACCAAGATCGCCAACGATATTCGGTGGATGGGCTCGGGTCCGCTTACCGGGCTCGGCGAGATCCGGCTGCCTGACCTGCAACCGGGCAGCTCGATAATGCCCGGCAAGGTCAATCCTGTTCTGCCCGAGGCTGTCACGCAGGTCGCGGCACAGGTGATCGGCAACGACGCCGCCGTTGCATGGGGCGGGGCCGCCGGCGCGTTCGAACTCAACGTCTACATCCCGGTGATTGCTCGCAACCTACTCGAGTCATTTCGCTTGCTGGCCAACGTCTCCCGGTTGTTCGCCGACCGCTGTGTCGCCGGGCTGGAGGCGAATGAGGAGCACCTGCGCACACTCGCGGAGTCGTCTCCGTCGATCGTGACCCCGCTCAATTCGGCGATCGGCTACGAGGAGGCCGCCGCGGTCGCGAAGCAGGCATTGAAGGAGAAGAAGACGATCCGGCAGACGGTGATCGACCGGGGGCTGATCGGCGCCGATCTCAGCGAGGCCGAACTCGACCGGCGCCTCGATGTGCTCGCAATGACGAAGGTGAAGCCCGCCGAATAG